In one Capricornis sumatraensis isolate serow.1 chromosome 1, serow.2, whole genome shotgun sequence genomic region, the following are encoded:
- the LOC138087743 gene encoding splicing factor 3B subunit 6, translating into MAMQAAKRANIRLPPEVNRILYIRNLPYKITAEEMYDIFGKYGPIRQIRVGNTPETRGTAYVVYEDIFDAKNACDHLSGFNVCNRYLVVLYYNANRAFQKMDTKKKEEQLKLLKEKYGINTDPPK; encoded by the coding sequence ATGGCAATGCAAGCGGCCAAGAGGGCGAACATTCGACTTCCACCAGAAGTAAATCGGATTTTGTATATAAGAAATTTGCCTTACAAAATCACAGCTGAAGAAATGTATGATATATTTGGGAAATATGGACCTATTCGTCAAATCAGAGTGGGGAACACACCTGAAACTAGAGGAACAGCTTATGTGGTCTATGAAGACATCTTTGATGCCAAGAATGCATGTGATCACCTGTCAGGATTCAATGTTTGTAACAGATACCTTGTGGTTTTGTACTATAATGCCAACAGGGCATTTCAGAAGATGGACAcaaagaagaaggaagaacagTTGAAGCTTCTTAAGGAGAAATATGGCATCAACACAGATCCACCAAAGTAA